The following proteins are co-located in the Candidatus Nitrotoga sp. AM1P genome:
- a CDS encoding DEAD/DEAH box helicase, with protein sequence MVTALVAGSNKNRYHVHILLQAEPGGHIFVNGECTCPVGYNCKHVAATLIKAQAEPPLKVPTPANKASPNVTGLPDEISIWLNEVARAAIPTPGRDTLPTNELQRLLYILKLHDGKPAAVEVTFFTARLLKAGGFGKKTHHNSLANIFIGATPRYFTGRDQEIIAALNLMRATGGNLAGAQGSRWMTEMITTGRCFWETPDSEPLSFGETYITQPVWTMDTQGNQRLYVETVPPSQVLPFSPPWYVNEVTSVCGKLDIGLSDEIAYALISAPAIPSALAGRISNELTQKLPGIKVQLPQVLQERKVSNRHPVPCLRFYTVALNPPPYVGSFHAKDGHYDEPKTLDLVRLEFDYGGVRADAMSTEKSIAQRSGDELLRIDRDVTAEESYFHELTGLGFFFVDLSIFSELHNKHKGSFILGGDDKEWINFCLTNLPDLRVSGWQIEMEPNFNFRFAEIEDWTATVNEDGDNNNWFGIELGIQIDGLPVNLLPVLLDLIRQFPEKMNMQALAQLNAEEVPLIARLADGRLVTLPISRIQNILSVLIELFDKDTVHNLQQIELSAVQAGRLAELEEVVGLRWLGGERLRELGRKLRDFNGIQPVPPPVGLKTDLRGYQQEGLNWLQFLREYELAGILADDMGLGKTVQALAHLLVEKESGRMNHPSLVVAPTSLMFNWLRETERFAPDLRVLVLQGQLRKQHFESIGAYDLVLTTYPLLPRDKEVLIGQEFHLLILDEGHIIKNPKSQATQIVHQIKARHRLALTGTPLENHLGELWSLFHFLLPGLLGDDKNFRKLFRTPIEKQGDNTRRAVLSRRITPFLLRRTKVQVAKELPPKTEIIRSCELSGAQRDLYETIRVAMHEKIRLEIDKKGMNRSHIIILDALLKLRQTCCDPRLLKLPAAKQVTHSAKLELLMSLLPDMVEEGRSILLFSQFTSMLALIELELAKFNLPYVKLTGDTRDRATPVQRFQSGEIPIFLISLKAGGVGLNLTTADTVIHYDPWWNPAVENQATDRAHRIGQENPVFVYKLITESTVEEKIVAMQEKKRNLAQGILDDNGETIAPLSTEELAMLFEPLQTLSAI encoded by the coding sequence TTGGTTACCGCACTTGTCGCAGGCTCAAATAAAAATCGCTATCACGTCCATATCCTTCTGCAGGCGGAGCCAGGAGGTCATATATTTGTCAATGGGGAATGCACTTGCCCGGTAGGCTACAACTGCAAGCATGTTGCAGCAACGCTAATCAAGGCTCAAGCAGAGCCCCCACTTAAAGTTCCTACGCCAGCAAATAAAGCATCGCCGAATGTGACGGGTTTACCAGATGAAATTTCCATCTGGCTGAACGAAGTGGCCCGTGCGGCAATACCGACACCAGGCCGAGATACCTTGCCAACGAACGAGTTGCAGCGTTTACTGTATATTTTAAAATTACATGATGGCAAGCCAGCGGCAGTGGAAGTGACATTTTTCACTGCCAGATTGCTCAAAGCCGGGGGTTTTGGCAAAAAAACGCATCATAATTCCCTAGCTAATATCTTTATCGGGGCGACGCCACGCTATTTTACCGGGCGGGATCAGGAAATCATAGCTGCATTAAACCTGATGCGCGCGACAGGTGGTAATTTAGCTGGTGCACAGGGTAGCCGATGGATGACAGAAATGATCACCACTGGCAGGTGCTTCTGGGAAACACCTGATTCCGAACCTCTGTCCTTTGGTGAAACATACATCACGCAACCTGTTTGGACCATGGACACACAGGGAAACCAACGGCTATATGTTGAAACGGTACCACCATCGCAGGTACTACCGTTTTCTCCCCCTTGGTATGTCAATGAAGTCACATCGGTCTGCGGCAAATTGGATATCGGCCTGTCCGACGAAATTGCTTACGCCCTGATTAGCGCACCCGCGATCCCATCAGCACTAGCCGGCCGTATCAGCAATGAATTGACACAAAAACTACCCGGTATAAAAGTTCAACTGCCACAGGTACTGCAAGAAAGAAAGGTAAGCAATCGACACCCTGTTCCATGTTTACGTTTTTACACAGTAGCATTAAATCCGCCGCCTTATGTGGGTTCTTTTCACGCTAAAGACGGCCACTACGATGAGCCAAAAACACTCGACTTGGTGCGCCTTGAATTCGACTATGGCGGCGTACGAGCCGACGCTATGTCAACCGAAAAATCGATAGCACAGCGTAGTGGTGATGAATTGTTGCGCATCGACCGCGATGTTACCGCCGAAGAAAGTTATTTCCACGAACTTACCGGCTTGGGGTTTTTCTTTGTTGATTTATCAATTTTTTCCGAATTACATAACAAACACAAAGGTTCTTTTATTCTGGGTGGAGATGACAAAGAGTGGATCAACTTCTGTCTTACCAACCTCCCCGATCTACGAGTGTCTGGCTGGCAGATCGAAATGGAACCAAACTTCAATTTTCGTTTCGCCGAGATTGAAGACTGGACAGCTACCGTCAATGAGGACGGTGATAACAATAACTGGTTCGGCATAGAGCTGGGTATTCAGATAGACGGACTACCAGTCAACTTGTTGCCTGTCCTGCTGGATTTAATTCGCCAGTTTCCAGAAAAAATGAACATGCAGGCACTAGCGCAGCTTAACGCTGAAGAGGTGCCGCTCATAGCCCGCCTTGCTGATGGGCGCTTGGTGACATTACCGATTTCCCGCATACAAAACATTCTGTCAGTACTGATCGAGCTTTTCGATAAAGATACAGTGCATAATTTGCAGCAAATCGAGTTGTCTGCGGTTCAGGCGGGACGACTAGCAGAATTGGAGGAGGTTGTCGGTTTGCGCTGGCTGGGCGGTGAGCGTTTACGTGAATTAGGACGCAAGCTGCGCGATTTCAATGGCATTCAGCCAGTTCCGCCGCCTGTTGGTCTGAAGACCGATTTGCGGGGCTATCAACAAGAAGGGCTTAACTGGCTGCAATTTCTACGCGAATATGAACTGGCCGGCATTCTGGCTGACGATATGGGGTTAGGTAAAACCGTGCAGGCCTTGGCTCATCTTCTAGTAGAAAAAGAATCGGGGCGCATGAACCATCCCAGTTTGGTAGTCGCCCCCACCAGCCTGATGTTCAACTGGCTGCGGGAGACAGAGCGTTTTGCGCCGGATTTACGCGTGTTGGTATTGCAGGGTCAATTGCGCAAACAACATTTCGAATCTATCGGGGCTTATGACTTGGTGCTCACCACCTATCCCTTGCTGCCACGCGATAAAGAGGTGCTAATCGGACAAGAATTTCATTTATTAATCCTTGATGAAGGTCATATCATCAAAAATCCAAAGTCGCAAGCCACTCAAATTGTGCATCAAATTAAAGCGCGCCATAGACTAGCGCTTACCGGCACACCGCTGGAAAATCACCTTGGTGAATTATGGTCGCTCTTTCATTTTCTACTGCCAGGATTATTGGGCGATGACAAAAATTTTCGTAAATTATTCCGCACACCCATCGAAAAGCAAGGTGACAACACCCGGCGCGCGGTACTTTCACGCCGCATTACCCCATTTCTGCTACGCCGCACTAAAGTACAGGTAGCCAAAGAATTACCACCCAAAACAGAAATTATTCGCTCCTGCGAACTATCTGGTGCTCAGCGTGACTTATACGAAACTATCCGGGTAGCGATGCATGAAAAGATACGCCTGGAAATCGACAAGAAGGGGATGAATCGCAGTCATATTATTATTCTTGATGCACTGCTTAAATTGCGTCAAACCTGTTGTGATCCACGCCTGCTTAAATTGCCTGCTGCGAAACAGGTAACACATTCAGCAAAGCTGGAACTTCTTATGTCTTTGCTACCGGACATGGTGGAAGAAGGGCGGAGCATCCTGTTGTTCTCTCAGTTTACCTCTATGTTGGCATTGATCGAATTAGAACTTGCTAAATTTAACTTGCCCTATGTCAAACTGACCGGAGACACGCGCGATCGCGCCACACCAGTACAACGTTTTCAGAGCGGAGAAATACCCATCTTCCTGATCAGTCTCAAAGCGGGCGGTGTAGGCCTGAACCTCACCACCGCCGACACCGTCATTCATTATGATCCGTGGTGGAACCCGGCGGTAGAAAATCAAGCTACTGACCGCGCCCATCGCATAGGCCAGGAAAACCCAGTTTTTGTCTACAAACTGATCACTGAAAGCACCGTAGAAGAAAAAATTGTTGCCATGCAGGAGAAAAAACGTAACTTAGCGCAAGGTATTCTGGATGATAACGGAGAAACTATTGCTCCACTTTCTACAGAAGAGTTGGCAATGCTA